The DNA segment TCTACGGCCATTACTTTTAATTCACCAGAGTTGCGTGAACGGGCATTACATTCATTTGCTGAACTTTAGAAAGCTGCAATGGCCTTATTGGAGCCTTATCTTTTCTTGGACTCAGAGGAATTAGAGCAAGAAAAGCGCAACGGAGAGACCACTTCCTGTCATGTTAGTTCCGGTGTTTCGGTTGTCATTTGCGTGCATGCTGCACGAAGTGAGATTTTCTTGCGAAAGTTGCTTTGTATGCACTACGCTTTATTGTTTGTGCATCGTCTCATCGTTGTCTTGAAATGATGCTGTCGTGGATGGAAAAGATTCCAGACCAAGTAGGATTTCTGGTGCTCAATGCTGCTGATGGTGGTGTTATGAGCGTGAGTAGGCCACATACTTTCAACGCCCCTTCGCCTTCATGTCATGACTTTTCTTATGAATTAACGATTAGTGTATTAAGCGCATCGTTTGTTATGTAGTGTCATTTATAGCTTTTGAAGAATCGACAGGTGCAGTTGTCACTTTCGCAAAACGTGCCGCTTTGTCGCATGTATCTCGGAAGTTCATTTGCTGAACATATTTATGTACCACGTCTTTACCTGCAGTCAGGAGGCGAGCTTGAAAACGAAGAGCGTATCGGTGAGATCATCCGCAAGATGGTATACTGTGCGGACAGGCGTGATCTACTGCCCACAGACAACAGTGATGCAATCAACCGCATGTCAAGTAAGTATCTGGAGGTTTAGTGTCGTTTTGATAAAGCCAGCCAGCCGAGTTAACGTCCTTGTAGAGCAAGCATATCCAGGGACCTTTAGAGATCATAATACCAGTTTTATCTGTCATAAACACAGCTGTCACTTcccccaggaaaaaaaaatgataaaaagcTTTCCTTCGTATGACAAAGCCTGGACCTATGTCTGCTCGAAGGTTACTATTTCCTCTATTGCGACATTGAAGATAACAGTCCACAGAGGCCACTCCTTATGTGCGCACTACGTGATTGATCGACTTGTGCGAATTCAGAGCAGATAATGCCAGGAGTTTGATATGCTTGAGAGAGGAAAACGAAAATGGCTTGATTACTGCTACATGAGCTTTTTGCACAGGCACTTACTTGCCCTGTGTTCCCAGGACAAGAAAGTGCTTTCCTTATCAATACTCCCTGCTCATATGCCTTTCATGGGATGCTCTGAAACCGGAAGCTGGGCTTCTTTTAGCCAAAACTCCCTCTTGGTGTTGTGAAGCGGGCTTTATAAGTGCTAATGTTTGTTTACCGTTAAAGGTGATAGTGGTAATAATTGTTCTTGGTTTGTAGATAATTATTCATGTTTTGAAGAGCTTGTGTGCTAAGGCTGACTAGATTCTTGCCAAATGAAATGTTTAACTGCTTTTTTAGGATCTAGTTGCTTGTATGGGCGCTCCTCAGTTTTTAACGCGTTCAAGCTGCAAAACCGTTTCTTCTAAAGCACCTCAGCAACCTTATAACAGCACCTCTTCCATGTTGGACTCGCTGTTATTGCTGTTGAACAGAAGTATGAATTGTTGTATGTTTAATTTGAGAAAGCAAAATTAAATGTAATTTTCGTGATGGACTTTCACTACACAGTTAAGGAattgttaataaaaaaaaattcagtatacATGATCTGTACCATATAATTTCTCAAATATAACTAAGATTCTGCGAGCTCAAAAAggtgtgtaaatatatatatttagccTGTTCATAC comes from the Dermacentor variabilis isolate Ectoservices chromosome 2, ASM5094787v1, whole genome shotgun sequence genome and includes:
- the Lamtor4 gene encoding late endosomal/lysosomal adaptor, MAPK and MTOR activator 4 yields the protein MMLSWMEKIPDQVGFLVLNAADGGVMSSGGELENEERIGEIIRKMVYCADRRDLLPTDNSDAINRMSIYLGKYYYVVTLSSQKIFISKREYLPVEPVVV